From one Microlunatus sp. Gsoil 973 genomic stretch:
- a CDS encoding ZIP family metal transporter has product MLAAAAWGALAASSLILGALFGVARDWRDGLVGGVLAFGAGALVSGVSFELAAEGFRVGGPWWVAAGIAVGALAFFSADRGVQRLGGRQGGGSAGLPLALGALLDGIPEQAVLGIGLASGEGISLALLVAIFVSNLPEGIGSASEMRAAGRSRSAVVRMWIGVAVFAALSTVGGYLLADVLGPAWRAAIDGFAAGALLVMLVDSMVPEAHRKARDRAGLVTVLGFAVAAALSAFS; this is encoded by the coding sequence GTGCTCGCTGCTGCTGCTTGGGGGGCGCTCGCTGCGTCGTCGTTGATCCTCGGCGCCCTGTTCGGCGTGGCGCGGGATTGGCGAGATGGGCTGGTCGGTGGTGTCCTCGCGTTCGGCGCAGGTGCGCTGGTCTCCGGCGTATCGTTCGAGCTCGCCGCTGAGGGCTTCCGAGTAGGTGGGCCGTGGTGGGTCGCTGCGGGGATCGCGGTCGGCGCTCTGGCGTTCTTCTCGGCGGACCGGGGAGTCCAGCGTCTCGGCGGCCGGCAGGGCGGCGGTTCTGCCGGTCTGCCGCTGGCCCTGGGTGCCCTGCTCGACGGCATCCCCGAGCAGGCGGTGTTGGGCATCGGTCTGGCCTCGGGCGAAGGGATCAGCCTTGCGCTGCTGGTGGCGATCTTCGTGTCCAACCTGCCGGAGGGAATCGGGTCGGCTTCGGAGATGCGCGCCGCCGGTAGGTCACGGTCGGCGGTGGTGCGGATGTGGATCGGTGTGGCGGTGTTCGCCGCGCTGTCGACGGTCGGCGGCTACCTGCTTGCCGACGTCCTCGGCCCGGCCTGGCGGGCCGCGATCGACGGTTTCGCTGCGGGCGCGCTTCTGGTGATGCTCGTCGACTCGATGGTGCCCGAGGCGCATCGCAAGGCGCGGGACAGGGCCGGCCTGGTGACGGTGCTCGGCTTCGCCGTCGCGGCGGCACTTTCAGCGTTCTCCTGA
- a CDS encoding DUF1707 and DUF4870 domain-containing protein: protein MPASFEHPSLSTHVSTEQRDRAADYLKAAYAEGRISEAEFDRRIGLVLGAVTRKDLNEAFFGLVDVPPVDAPGGPNPYASGSFRSQAGYGYLSPTSSGLPVRHEGSPGGALAHFSGLFTSVLGPGIGYAVSSPGSLARRESAKAFNFQLVALIGLVIGGTLQGITHSGLIGFLVGLGWVAWVVLSIVGGVKAAQGEDWTNPVTKAVKLRVLPEK from the coding sequence ATGCCTGCCAGCTTTGAACATCCAAGCCTCAGCACCCACGTCAGCACCGAGCAGCGGGACCGGGCCGCCGACTACCTGAAGGCCGCCTACGCCGAGGGTCGGATCAGTGAAGCCGAGTTCGACCGCCGGATCGGTCTCGTGCTGGGTGCGGTCACCCGTAAGGACCTGAACGAGGCCTTCTTCGGCCTGGTCGACGTCCCGCCGGTCGACGCCCCCGGCGGCCCGAATCCGTACGCCTCCGGCTCATTTCGGAGCCAGGCCGGCTACGGTTACCTGTCGCCGACCTCCTCCGGCCTCCCGGTACGCCACGAGGGCAGCCCTGGCGGCGCGCTGGCGCACTTCAGCGGGCTGTTCACGTCCGTCCTCGGCCCGGGCATCGGATACGCCGTCTCCAGCCCCGGCAGCCTGGCTCGCCGGGAGTCGGCCAAGGCGTTCAACTTCCAGCTCGTCGCGCTGATCGGACTGGTCATCGGCGGCACGCTGCAGGGCATCACCCACTCCGGTCTCATCGGATTCCTGGTCGGACTCGGCTGGGTCGCCTGGGTCGTGCTGAGCATCGTCGGCGGCGTGAAGGCTGCCCAGGGCGAGGACTGGACCAACCCAGTGACCAAGGCTGTCAAACTGCGCGTGCTGCCGGAGAAGTAG
- a CDS encoding FKBP-type peptidyl-prolyl cis-trans isomerase, whose amino-acid sequence MTEKPEVEFPGGEPPTDLQITDITVGDGTEATPGTTVQVHYVGVAYSTGDEFDASYNRGAPLEFPLGAGYVIQGWDQGVSGMKVGGRRQLVIPPHLAYGDRGAGGAIGPGETLIFVVDLVGVR is encoded by the coding sequence ATGACCGAGAAACCCGAAGTTGAGTTCCCGGGCGGCGAGCCGCCCACCGACCTGCAGATCACCGATATCACCGTCGGAGACGGCACCGAAGCGACGCCGGGCACCACCGTCCAGGTGCATTATGTCGGCGTCGCCTACAGCACCGGCGACGAGTTCGACGCGAGCTACAACCGCGGTGCGCCGCTGGAGTTCCCGCTCGGCGCCGGATATGTGATCCAGGGCTGGGACCAGGGCGTGTCCGGCATGAAGGTCGGCGGTCGGCGTCAGCTCGTCATTCCGCCGCACCTCGCCTATGGCGACCGAGGGGCCGGCGGAGCGATCGGCCCGGGTGAGACGTTGATCTTCGTCGTCGACCTGGTCGGCGTGCGCTGA
- a CDS encoding DUF2207 domain-containing protein: MIVGLESKARNLARWTAALMLALGAALLLTVGSAAPAHADSEYVRSLKINYQVDRDGVLHVTETFQWHFDSLEHHGMQRELITREPDPDTGKDIVYDISKFTASSPTESADVSKIQNGGAFARERSTTFRIGDSSSSISSQDVTYKLSYEVRGAMRSSGSYDELYWDATGSGNPAIRSLEITAQVPGGAQDKQCYAGPIGTNTACTSSTISDDKAVFGQNDLPAGENVTIGVKIKPGLISDNKPHLVRKAGLLSAILTPAVAIPGLIGLLITVGIPVVGRKVAKERTTDLRYTNLAPGTVPLPGAPVEIGKSDPRMEIPVQFTPPPITVAEAGILVDGQVDVRDTAATLVSLAVNGAIKIEDVDGSGYQVRLLDPSKASGPHETAVLTSIFDGRPPGAVTDLSTRGSMTEAHKTLVNQTRSLVQEKQWFTKVPKAAGRALGGGWIVAVVIFGWFILRSNGAAGSISPWLFLLIFPLASLLITTILVSRVMRRGQRTAEGRAVCDHVEGFKQYLATAETDQLRFEEGQDIFSRYLPWAIAFDLADRWQRICQQLVDMGRLPDQSPYWYSGPYSGFNAFNIGYLTGSLATAATPAPSSSGSGFGGSGFGSGGSSFGGGGGFSGGGGGGGGSSSW, encoded by the coding sequence ATGATCGTCGGGCTCGAATCCAAGGCACGAAACCTCGCACGCTGGACCGCCGCGCTGATGTTGGCTCTCGGCGCGGCCCTGCTCCTGACCGTCGGCTCGGCCGCACCGGCCCACGCCGACAGTGAGTACGTCCGCAGCCTCAAGATCAATTACCAGGTCGACAGGGACGGCGTGCTGCACGTCACGGAAACGTTCCAGTGGCACTTCGATTCCCTCGAACACCATGGCATGCAACGGGAGTTGATCACCCGCGAGCCCGATCCGGACACCGGCAAGGACATCGTCTACGACATCAGCAAGTTCACCGCGTCAAGCCCGACAGAATCGGCCGATGTGAGCAAGATTCAGAACGGTGGCGCATTTGCCCGCGAACGGTCGACCACCTTCCGGATCGGCGATTCGAGCAGTTCCATCTCCTCGCAGGACGTGACCTACAAACTGTCCTACGAGGTACGCGGCGCCATGCGCTCCTCCGGCAGTTACGACGAGCTGTACTGGGACGCGACCGGCAGTGGGAACCCAGCGATCCGGTCGTTGGAGATCACCGCGCAGGTGCCCGGCGGCGCTCAGGACAAACAGTGCTACGCCGGCCCGATCGGGACCAACACAGCCTGTACCTCCAGCACGATCAGCGATGACAAAGCAGTGTTCGGCCAGAATGATCTTCCGGCCGGGGAGAACGTCACCATCGGCGTCAAGATCAAACCCGGTCTGATCAGTGACAACAAGCCGCACCTGGTCCGCAAGGCCGGTCTGCTCAGCGCGATCCTGACACCGGCTGTGGCCATTCCGGGTCTGATCGGCCTGTTGATCACCGTCGGGATTCCGGTCGTCGGACGCAAGGTAGCCAAGGAGCGTACGACCGATCTCCGCTACACCAACCTCGCACCGGGTACGGTGCCACTGCCCGGAGCACCGGTCGAGATCGGGAAATCCGATCCACGGATGGAGATTCCCGTCCAGTTCACTCCGCCGCCGATCACCGTCGCGGAGGCCGGCATCCTGGTCGACGGCCAGGTCGACGTCCGGGACACAGCAGCAACCTTGGTCTCGCTCGCGGTCAACGGTGCGATCAAGATCGAGGACGTCGACGGATCCGGCTACCAGGTGCGGCTGCTCGATCCGAGCAAGGCCAGCGGCCCGCACGAGACGGCGGTGCTCACCTCGATCTTCGACGGCCGTCCGCCCGGTGCGGTGACCGACCTGTCCACCCGGGGCAGCATGACCGAGGCCCACAAGACGCTGGTCAACCAGACCCGCAGCCTGGTTCAAGAGAAGCAGTGGTTCACCAAGGTGCCCAAGGCCGCCGGTCGGGCACTGGGTGGCGGGTGGATCGTCGCGGTGGTGATCTTCGGTTGGTTCATCCTGCGCTCGAACGGTGCGGCGGGCTCGATCTCACCGTGGCTGTTCCTGTTGATCTTCCCGCTGGCCTCGTTGTTGATCACGACCATCCTGGTCTCCCGGGTGATGCGCCGTGGCCAGCGGACGGCCGAAGGGCGCGCGGTGTGCGACCACGTCGAAGGCTTCAAGCAGTACCTGGCCACGGCCGAGACCGATCAGCTGCGTTTCGAAGAGGGACAGGACATCTTCTCCCGGTACCTGCCCTGGGCGATCGCATTTGATCTTGCGGATCGGTGGCAGCGGATCTGCCAGCAGTTGGTCGACATGGGGCGGCTGCCCGATCAGTCGCCGTACTGGTATTCCGGCCCCTACAGCGGCTTCAACGCGTTCAACATCGGTTATCTGACCGGTTCGTTGGCGACCGCGGCGACGCCGGCTCCCTCGAGCAGCGGCAGCGGCTTCGGCGGGTCCGGATTCGGCAGTGGCGGAAGCTCGTTCGGCGGAGGCGGCGGCTTCTCCGGCGGAGGTGGCGGAGGCGGCGGCTCGTCGAGCTGGTGA
- a CDS encoding TetR family transcriptional regulator — translation MTQSTVGLRALKKQLTRTSISNAALELTLENGFDQLTIDDIARRAVVSPRTFSNYFSCKEEAVVSAGNQYWVDVLDRLADRPADEHPLTSLRALLVEATSATDSVELQRAIQTMHLARRTAGLQAFQVALYARLEAILRTAVATRTGSDLEADMYPWLVAASAVAAMKSAMMMWLLNDAPLEQLPGLIGAAFDQVAGGLPAPTH, via the coding sequence ATGACGCAATCCACGGTGGGCCTGCGAGCGCTGAAGAAGCAGCTCACGCGGACGTCCATCTCCAACGCGGCGCTGGAGCTCACCCTGGAGAACGGCTTCGACCAACTGACCATCGACGACATCGCCCGTCGAGCAGTCGTGTCACCGCGCACCTTCTCCAACTACTTCTCCTGCAAGGAAGAAGCGGTCGTGTCCGCCGGCAACCAGTATTGGGTCGACGTGCTCGACAGGTTGGCCGACCGGCCGGCCGACGAACACCCGCTGACGTCGCTGCGTGCGCTGCTGGTCGAGGCGACCAGCGCCACCGACTCGGTCGAACTGCAGCGGGCGATCCAGACCATGCACCTGGCCCGGCGAACCGCCGGTCTGCAAGCCTTCCAGGTCGCCCTCTATGCGCGCCTCGAGGCGATTCTTCGCACTGCCGTCGCGACGCGGACCGGTAGCGATCTCGAGGCCGACATGTATCCCTGGTTGGTCGCGGCCAGTGCGGTCGCAGCGATGAAGTCGGCAATGATGATGTGGCTGCTCAACGACGCACCCCTGGAGCAACTACCCGGGCTGATCGGTGCAGCGTTCGACCAGGTCGCCGGAGGGCTGCCGGCCCCTACTCACTGA
- a CDS encoding Flp family type IVb pilin has product MSEAMLRLYVTTTAWVQDRYTGRKDRGATAVEYGLLVGLMAAVVIAAIAILGPKINALFDGVKLPASS; this is encoded by the coding sequence ATGTCCGAAGCCATGCTGCGCCTGTACGTCACCACCACCGCGTGGGTGCAGGACCGTTACACCGGCCGCAAGGATCGCGGCGCCACCGCCGTCGAGTACGGCCTCCTCGTCGGCCTGATGGCGGCCGTCGTGATTGCCGCCATCGCCATCCTCGGCCCGAAGATCAACGCACTGTTCGACGGAGTCAAGCTCCCTGCTTCCAGCTGA
- a CDS encoding TadE/TadG family type IV pilus assembly protein has translation MTRPIRDRGAVAVEFALVVPLLVLLILGIAEFGRAYYLQTTISGAAREAARVMALANDPSATANVSHARAAAKVAASNLGLTDGQIAITPATCVTNGTAPTATVTVKVSYPLTFITSQFGSPITLIGTGVMRCNG, from the coding sequence ATGACTCGACCGATTCGAGACCGCGGCGCCGTTGCAGTCGAATTCGCACTGGTTGTGCCGCTCCTGGTTCTCTTGATTCTCGGCATCGCCGAGTTCGGCCGTGCGTACTACCTCCAGACAACCATCAGCGGTGCTGCCCGGGAGGCCGCACGGGTCATGGCCCTGGCAAACGATCCATCGGCGACGGCCAACGTCTCTCATGCACGCGCGGCAGCGAAAGTGGCCGCGTCAAATCTCGGGCTTACAGATGGACAGATCGCGATCACGCCAGCCACTTGCGTAACCAACGGCACCGCTCCGACGGCAACCGTGACGGTCAAAGTCAGCTATCCCCTGACGTTCATCACCAGCCAGTTCGGATCCCCCATCACGCTGATCGGTACGGGAGTCATGCGATGCAACGGATGA
- a CDS encoding Tad domain-containing protein — translation MSRRDTGAERGAVAVIVALLMVPLLGFAAIAIDVAAMWSARQRLQTSADSSALAIAQDCAHNNCADPATTAAAMTNANFGTGATATVLTPSVAPSTGQVKVRTAAVSHHLFAPVIGFDAANISASATATWGAPTGGPAVLPLTISICQFKNVTSGDVPAGAQAIPLPKSRDSNCPGWSAPGGFGWVDVDEDGIGDGGGDCTYVSEIGQELSSDPGKSISNGCSTADFDKVLGKTVLLPIFDKTNGETGTNAAYHVYGYAAFVLAGYDFNGNHDGGDYSLCRAFQPQDCLQGTFAKLVDLDDAFDYKPACAPGEDPVTDDCAPNLGTTFVGLTG, via the coding sequence ATGAGTCGACGCGACACAGGCGCTGAACGCGGTGCCGTCGCGGTGATTGTCGCCTTGCTGATGGTCCCGTTGCTCGGATTCGCAGCGATTGCGATTGACGTCGCAGCCATGTGGTCCGCCCGGCAGCGGCTACAAACCAGCGCCGACTCATCCGCGCTTGCCATCGCGCAGGATTGTGCGCACAACAACTGTGCCGACCCAGCAACGACTGCCGCAGCAATGACCAACGCGAACTTCGGCACGGGCGCCACCGCGACAGTGCTGACACCGTCGGTGGCGCCGTCAACGGGACAGGTGAAGGTCCGGACCGCTGCCGTGAGCCATCATTTGTTCGCACCAGTTATTGGATTCGACGCAGCCAACATATCGGCTTCCGCTACAGCAACCTGGGGCGCACCAACCGGGGGACCAGCCGTGCTGCCACTGACAATCTCAATCTGCCAGTTCAAGAACGTCACCAGCGGCGATGTGCCCGCTGGCGCACAGGCGATCCCGTTACCGAAATCTCGCGACTCCAACTGTCCCGGATGGAGCGCGCCGGGCGGCTTCGGCTGGGTCGACGTGGACGAGGACGGGATCGGCGATGGCGGGGGTGACTGCACCTATGTCAGTGAGATCGGCCAGGAACTGTCGTCCGATCCCGGCAAATCAATCTCCAATGGCTGCTCGACAGCCGATTTCGACAAGGTCTTGGGCAAGACGGTGCTGTTACCGATCTTCGACAAGACCAACGGTGAGACCGGGACGAATGCTGCATATCACGTGTACGGCTATGCCGCTTTTGTCCTTGCCGGCTACGACTTCAATGGCAACCACGACGGCGGTGACTACAGCCTATGCAGGGCATTCCAACCCCAGGACTGTCTTCAAGGTACTTTTGCCAAGCTTGTCGACCTTGATGATGCCTTCGACTACAAGCCCGCGTGTGCGCCCGGTGAGGACCCCGTCACCGATGACTGCGCCCCCAATCTCGGCACTACGTTCGTCGGCCTTACCGGCTGA
- the cpaB gene encoding Flp pilus assembly protein CpaB, with protein MAILVAVCSGILLLGYVTSADQRAMAGMRTRKVFVVVTPVPQGTAGDNLGDSVALKELPAKAIVPGALADTAVVKGKVSTTTLQVGEQLLASRFAAPAAAKAETTQVPTGFSEISILLDPERAVGSDLTAGDRVDVFVSLGDDADSGRTHLTLHEILVTRVQGVTADQAALSTGDSGDQTGQPSRKSSQPVPQGSLMVTMAVSANDAEQVVFASEYGHIWLSLDNKNSTDSNARVVTGKNAQQ; from the coding sequence GTGGCTATCTTGGTCGCGGTCTGCAGCGGAATTCTGTTGCTCGGCTACGTCACGTCGGCCGACCAGAGGGCCATGGCTGGAATGCGTACACGAAAGGTGTTTGTCGTCGTCACGCCGGTGCCGCAGGGCACTGCCGGCGACAACCTCGGTGATTCGGTTGCCCTCAAGGAGCTGCCCGCCAAGGCGATCGTCCCAGGAGCGCTCGCCGACACTGCGGTAGTTAAAGGCAAGGTCAGTACAACCACCTTGCAGGTCGGCGAACAGCTGTTGGCGTCGCGGTTCGCGGCGCCCGCCGCTGCCAAAGCGGAGACTACCCAAGTGCCCACAGGATTCAGTGAGATTTCCATCCTCCTCGATCCCGAACGGGCGGTTGGCAGTGACCTCACCGCCGGCGATCGAGTGGATGTCTTCGTTTCGCTCGGCGACGATGCCGACAGCGGCCGTACCCACCTGACCCTCCACGAGATCCTGGTGACCAGGGTTCAGGGCGTCACCGCCGACCAAGCTGCCCTGTCGACTGGGGACAGCGGCGACCAAACCGGGCAACCTAGCCGCAAGTCCAGCCAACCGGTTCCCCAAGGCAGCCTCATGGTCACCATGGCGGTTTCAGCCAACGACGCCGAGCAGGTCGTGTTCGCTTCCGAATACGGGCACATCTGGTTGTCGCTTGATAACAAGAACTCCACCGACTCCAACGCCCGCGTCGTCACAGGGAAGAACGCTCAACAATGA
- a CDS encoding AAA family ATPase: protein MTITSGTILLVSAAPDVEELLTETGVTFVPVLFGGLPDHPDPVLLQLADRPRPAVVVLDGLSNPMISLRLIARLTAEDPLISVILVVDRDDLVLDAVRSGARDVVVRGSGPEELRAAIDRAFRSAQHLRPSIAEQQDIDEPTGFGSTNGRIVTVVSPKGGVGKTTVATNIAVGLAQRFPVRTVLVDLDIQFGDVASALDLDPEYFLPDTVQGQARRDPMALKTILTQHSTGLYVICAPDSPIEADTISGEDVAHLLQMLASEFMYVVVDTAPGLSEHTLAALDQTTDLILLSSMEVPGVRGLRKELDTLDQLDLLSTSRHVVINFAETHGLLGIADIEATIKAPVDLQLPRSKAASDSVNQGVPLLQSGVRDPLTKQLRVLVDRLLTNSDRDPLPGPSNSTVDSSSLRSFRRRPPGSDASPTIVLDSTDAGRTAKSRPRRAASRWSRTRKLVAK from the coding sequence ATGACCATTACATCCGGAACGATTCTGCTCGTCAGCGCGGCTCCCGACGTCGAAGAGTTGCTGACGGAAACCGGTGTGACCTTCGTCCCGGTCCTCTTCGGCGGCCTACCCGATCATCCAGATCCCGTCCTCCTCCAGCTCGCAGACCGGCCTCGCCCTGCAGTCGTGGTTCTCGACGGGCTGAGCAATCCCATGATTTCGCTGCGTCTCATCGCCCGGCTCACCGCGGAGGATCCTTTGATCTCCGTGATCCTTGTCGTCGACCGAGATGATCTCGTTCTGGATGCGGTCAGGTCGGGGGCCCGTGACGTTGTCGTCCGAGGGTCAGGACCTGAAGAACTTCGGGCGGCGATCGACCGCGCGTTCCGGTCGGCTCAGCACCTGCGTCCATCGATTGCCGAGCAGCAAGACATCGATGAACCCACTGGTTTCGGATCAACGAACGGGCGCATCGTTACGGTGGTTTCACCCAAGGGTGGCGTCGGCAAAACCACTGTCGCCACCAATATCGCGGTCGGGCTGGCGCAGCGGTTTCCCGTCAGAACGGTATTGGTTGACCTGGATATCCAGTTCGGCGACGTCGCCAGCGCGCTGGACCTCGACCCCGAGTACTTCCTCCCGGACACTGTGCAGGGTCAGGCCCGCCGGGATCCCATGGCACTGAAAACCATCCTCACTCAGCACAGCACGGGCCTTTATGTGATCTGTGCGCCCGACTCGCCGATCGAAGCGGACACCATTTCTGGGGAGGACGTTGCCCACTTGCTGCAGATGCTTGCCTCGGAGTTCATGTATGTCGTCGTCGACACGGCTCCGGGCCTCTCGGAACACACTTTGGCCGCGCTCGACCAAACCACGGACCTGATACTGCTGAGCAGCATGGAAGTGCCGGGTGTCCGGGGTCTCCGGAAGGAGCTCGACACCCTCGACCAGCTCGACCTGCTGTCCACGAGTCGCCACGTCGTGATCAACTTCGCTGAGACGCACGGGTTGCTCGGCATCGCCGATATCGAAGCGACGATCAAAGCACCGGTCGATCTCCAACTCCCGCGTTCCAAGGCCGCGAGCGACTCTGTCAACCAAGGAGTTCCGTTGTTGCAGAGCGGGGTACGTGATCCACTGACCAAGCAACTGCGAGTGTTGGTCGACCGGCTGTTGACCAACAGCGATCGTGACCCGTTGCCCGGCCCAAGTAATTCGACGGTAGATTCCTCTTCGCTACGATCCTTTCGGCGACGTCCACCGGGGTCCGACGCGTCACCGACCATAGTTTTGGACTCTACAGACGCCGGCCGGACTGCGAAGTCCCGGCCACGTCGGGCAGCGTCTCGGTGGTCAAGGACTAGGAAGCTCGTGGCGAAATGA
- a CDS encoding CpaF family protein, whose product MNLSERLELARKASTVTAPPRSVAPVREMVERPPSPTAQSEVPSVVPAKATEHVRLQGSSLTSAAAGNVADPLDKLKDRVAATLFSRIGGRLNDASLSERQLHTLVQSELNQVVEDEKAPLSIEQRQRLTRDVADDVLGHGPLQRLLDDPTITEIMVNGPNMIYVEQNGKLARVQVSFRSEDHLRRIIERIVSRVGRRIDESSPMVDARLADGSRVNAVIAPLAFSGSSLTIRKFSKDPFGVADLINFGTLTPEMSELLQACVQARLNIIVSGGTGTGKTTLLNVLSSFIPDGERIVTIEDAVELQLQQDHVVRLESRPPNIEGRGEINIRDLVRNSLRMRPDRIVVGEVRGGESLDMLQAMNTGHDGSLSTVHANSPEMR is encoded by the coding sequence ATGAACCTTTCCGAGCGGCTTGAGTTGGCGCGCAAGGCCAGCACGGTCACCGCGCCCCCACGTTCTGTTGCACCCGTCCGCGAAATGGTCGAACGCCCACCGTCGCCAACGGCGCAATCCGAAGTACCAAGCGTCGTTCCAGCAAAGGCTACGGAGCACGTGCGTCTGCAGGGCAGCAGCTTGACGTCTGCTGCCGCTGGAAATGTGGCCGATCCACTGGACAAACTGAAGGACCGGGTCGCCGCCACATTGTTCAGTCGAATCGGGGGAAGGCTTAACGACGCCTCGCTCAGCGAGCGGCAACTGCACACCTTGGTGCAGTCGGAACTCAACCAAGTCGTCGAGGACGAAAAGGCGCCGCTGAGTATCGAGCAGCGACAGAGGTTGACCCGCGACGTCGCTGACGACGTATTGGGTCACGGCCCGCTGCAAAGGCTACTGGACGATCCGACGATCACCGAGATCATGGTAAACGGCCCCAACATGATCTACGTCGAACAGAACGGCAAGCTTGCGAGGGTGCAGGTGTCCTTCCGTTCCGAAGATCATCTCCGTCGGATCATCGAGCGGATCGTTTCGCGCGTCGGTCGGCGGATCGACGAATCGTCACCGATGGTGGATGCCCGACTGGCGGACGGCTCCCGGGTAAATGCGGTGATCGCGCCTCTGGCGTTCAGCGGTTCAAGCCTAACCATCCGGAAGTTCTCCAAGGACCCGTTCGGCGTAGCTGACCTGATCAACTTTGGAACCCTCACACCCGAGATGTCCGAACTGCTGCAGGCCTGCGTCCAAGCCAGGTTGAACATAATCGTTTCCGGCGGCACGGGCACCGGGAAGACGACGCTGCTCAACGTACTGTCCTCCTTCATCCCGGACGGTGAGCGGATCGTCACGATCGAGGACGCGGTCGAGCTGCAATTGCAGCAGGACCATGTTGTACGACTTGAGAGTCGGCCACCGAACATCGAAGGCAGAGGTGAGATCAACATCCGTGATCTGGTCCGCAACTCGCTCCGAATGCGTCCGGATCGGATCGTGGTCGGCGAGGTTCGTGGCGGCGAGAGCCTTGACATGCTGCAGGCCATGAACACCGGTCACGACGGTTCGCTGTCGACGGTGCACGCCAACTCCCCCGAGATGCGATAG
- a CDS encoding type II secretion system F family protein yields the protein MTETFAGLPPSALVAAGLFTLGLLILFYLIIAPGPQKLSWRRRRPSSEPEPGILSRTADGMMHLIVRVIGTRGAGGAELLEEAGIHRRWQEFAALLVIGTVFAGALGLLLGGIPLALIFAITVPLVTRLWLGARIRRRQRAFADQLEDSLQLLSSSLRAGHSMLQALNSVAREAEAPTSEEFTRIINQTRVGREVSDALEDTSRRMQSDDFGWVTQAIAINREVGGNLAEVLDAVGATIRERAQIRGQVKSLAAEGKISAYVLIALPLGVAAFLLLTQPAYLAPFTSSLLGYGLIGVSAVMMIAGTLWLRKVITIKF from the coding sequence ATGACGGAGACGTTCGCCGGACTACCCCCATCAGCACTTGTTGCGGCTGGACTCTTCACACTCGGCTTGCTGATCCTCTTCTATCTGATCATCGCGCCAGGACCGCAGAAGCTGTCGTGGCGGCGACGTCGACCAAGCAGCGAACCCGAGCCTGGCATCCTGAGCCGCACTGCAGACGGGATGATGCACCTCATTGTTCGGGTGATTGGCACGCGGGGCGCGGGCGGAGCGGAGCTCCTTGAGGAAGCCGGAATCCATCGGCGGTGGCAAGAGTTCGCCGCATTGCTGGTCATCGGCACCGTCTTCGCTGGTGCCCTCGGACTATTGCTCGGCGGGATTCCCCTGGCCTTGATATTTGCGATCACCGTGCCGTTGGTCACTCGGCTCTGGCTCGGAGCAAGGATCCGTCGACGGCAACGCGCCTTCGCCGATCAATTGGAAGACTCGCTTCAGTTGCTGTCAAGCAGCCTGCGAGCCGGGCACAGCATGCTGCAGGCACTGAACTCGGTGGCCCGGGAAGCCGAAGCGCCGACCTCAGAAGAGTTCACCCGCATCATCAATCAAACCCGCGTCGGTCGCGAGGTCAGCGATGCCTTGGAAGATACGTCCCGCCGAATGCAGAGCGACGACTTTGGATGGGTCACCCAGGCAATCGCGATCAATCGCGAGGTGGGCGGTAACCTCGCGGAAGTCCTCGACGCGGTTGGGGCGACCATTCGAGAGCGGGCCCAGATTCGTGGACAGGTCAAGTCATTGGCTGCGGAAGGCAAGATTTCAGCGTACGTCCTCATAGCACTGCCTCTTGGCGTGGCAGCATTCCTGCTGCTAACGCAGCCCGCATACCTTGCGCCGTTCACCTCGAGCCTGCTCGGTTACGGGCTGATAGGTGTGTCAGCGGTGATGATGATCGCCGGGACACTCTGGTTGCGCAAAGTGATCACAATCAAGTTCTGA